The Vigna radiata var. radiata cultivar VC1973A chromosome 6, Vradiata_ver6, whole genome shotgun sequence DNA segment agaataaattataaaccATATTTGAATGTATATTATTGTTAAGAaggatttatattttattaaaattctcgCATTGATTAggagtataaatataaatataattaattaattacgttaaaatttaaatatttttatttttctaatattttcgtttattgtttattttttttcatatgaatgtttgacttttaattttaaatatttaatcgcataaattttttcattaggtaaactaaaaatttattttcttttttctcttcttagatctcaaaatatttttcatctatatttaattatatatttatttttttatatattttattcaataatgtATCAAATCGTTTTAAATCacataattaatcatttttactttcttttaatattttgtttttttttatcaagtatcaatatgattttttattacttttatataattacttttactttttaactcATTATCATGTGTAATTTTgttattgtaattatataaagatgtttaattgttataatataataatttaatataattgtcgtgaattttgtttattatcatTCAACATagataagttaaaaatttatgctaaattttaattattattagtttaattgttatttttgtatatCACGTTTAAGtggtatattataatttttatcagtttaaatataaagatatcattaaaatttaaagaaagaagtaaaagtacatttaaaatacttgtaaacattaatatttttttataactttttcaaaatattatttttattttataatttgttttcgttataaaattaataaatattttgattctcatAAATTTAGttgtctaatttaaaatatgtataattataatttctttctgtatatttaatatcaaagaACTGAGAATATTtcgttttaatattaaacattcaataatattaggtttcttttaatacgattttttagtttttttttttataaaaattaattaatattaaaacagtaaaaacatTTGGACATAAATAGAAGTATAATTATTTGACAGGATGAGGTGAAATAAGGTCAGTATTATGCCTTGgaaaataatactaataatgaTCATCAAAAGCCAGccagaaaaataatgaatttcacAAACACACCAGTTGCCACCATCAAACGGAAGCAAAACTCTCTTGACATACTTAACATCAAATCTAATCTATATCTTAGCATCTGGCTTTAAACCCTGACATATCAAATAAATCTCTCTTGACGAAGGCCTTGTAGCTTTAGGTCTCAGCCATGATGTCTTCTTAAAGAACGGTTTAGAAAGCTGGTTAATTTCTGCAGCGAATAACCATTCAAAGAAATCAACAACACATAACAAGTACAATCAAAGCAATCGAATTGAACACTACACTACACCAGAGTTTCGAGTCTTTATCTACATTTTAAGTTTCAGTTTTTGATACAAGTTGAAGAAATTAGTGTGATCGACTAATACAGTCACTAATTAAGTCCATCAATTAAACTTTAAGGGATTAATCACACTGAAATGTCAAACTTTTTAAACTGAACACACCAAATTCTATTTTGGGCACATATCAATGACATTATTCAGAGAAGTAAGCAAGGAAGCACCTTTGGCATCTTCACTCTCGAGAAGCTTGATAACAAGGTGCCCACCAATCTTCAACACTCCTTTACCGTCCTCGGAACAAGAAGGGTCATCGTCAATTGGCTCCAGGTGAATTTTGTTGCCGAGAGCCAAATCCAAGGCACGCATCCCAAGCTCAAACGACAAGGCCGCGTCTTTGGTAGTGATTCCGGAGACTAAGGGACACATATCGGAGAGTACCACCGAAAACCCTTTTTCCTTGGGAGAAAGGGCTCTGAGTCGGTGGTGAGAGAGGGTGGTGACGTCAGCAGAGATGGTCTGAACCCTAGAATCGCAGTGAAGAGGGGGAACCTTGACTTTTTTGGTGTCGACGCCGAGGACGGAGCCTCCGCCGTGGAAGGGTCCCAAGCTCTGACAAGCCACCTGGAGCCACCCTCCGGGAGCGCAACCGAGGTCGAGAACGGTGGCGCCACGGTTGATTAGGTTATGTTGCTTCTGAATCTGAA contains these protein-coding regions:
- the LOC106763323 gene encoding uncharacterized protein LOC106763323, which gives rise to MGVGGTADFFYKEAQRLGYVARSAFKLLQIQKQHNLINRGATVLDLGCAPGGWLQVACQSLGPFHGGGSVLGVDTKKVKVPPLHCDSRVQTISADVTTLSHHRLRALSPKEKGFSVVLSDMCPLVSGITTKDAALSFELGMRALDLALGNKIHLEPIDDDPSCSEDGKGVLKIGGHLVIKLLESEDAKEINQLSKPFFKKTSWLRPKATRPSSREIYLICQGLKPDAKI